A genomic stretch from Chitinophagaceae bacterium includes:
- a CDS encoding DUF2975 domain-containing protein, which translates to MRKLLVHPIAILITLMFLAYFALIFFSFSSSVSNDGGYDSFEYSPNDTSFGGLLYQPELNDSLPHFQYQHIKDSLTNLNEQRIQKNETFISSWRTGDIGVGKIDDLFLKESDKSLSYYLTLREFELERDVKFFIEGNQYKLMYVAWDTLSKKGEPLRRLGTYKSLTIPIRYSAKEREIYIPITKTQYFVASVTMSIAAFLLLVLSLFVMFGYPIQFLVRISKGKAFTEKNINGLKAITVLMFVYLIFSILLPFLIRFIFSKFIHPLFKPLSVYQLLSDKIVILFVLTIVFAIYLAFKKGYKLQQEQELTV; encoded by the coding sequence ATGAGAAAACTCCTTGTTCACCCAATTGCCATCCTTATAACCCTAATGTTTTTAGCATATTTTGCGCTGATATTTTTTAGTTTCAGTTCTTCAGTAAGCAATGACGGAGGATACGACAGCTTTGAGTATTCACCTAATGATACTTCATTCGGTGGGTTGTTATACCAACCAGAACTCAATGATTCACTGCCCCATTTTCAATACCAGCATATAAAGGACAGTTTAACCAATTTGAATGAGCAACGTATTCAAAAAAATGAAACTTTTATTTCAAGCTGGCGTACTGGTGACATTGGAGTTGGTAAAATTGATGATCTGTTTTTAAAAGAATCGGACAAGAGTCTTTCATACTATTTAACACTTCGGGAATTTGAATTAGAACGGGACGTGAAATTTTTCATTGAGGGTAATCAATATAAACTTATGTATGTAGCATGGGATACACTTAGTAAAAAAGGAGAGCCTCTAAGAAGACTCGGAACATATAAGAGCCTGACAATACCAATACGTTATTCCGCAAAAGAAAGAGAAATTTATATCCCAATTACTAAAACTCAATATTTTGTTGCGTCAGTTACTATGTCAATCGCAGCTTTTCTTTTACTTGTTTTATCACTTTTTGTAATGTTTGGTTATCCTATTCAATTTCTTGTAAGAATTTCGAAAGGAAAAGCTTTTACTGAAAAAAACATAAATGGATTGAAAGCCATTACTGTTCTTATGTTCGTTTATCTTATATTTTCAATATTATTACCTTTTCTTATCCGCTTTATATTTTCGAAATTCATTCATCCCTTGTTCAAACCTTTAAGTGTTTATCAATTATTATCAGATAAAATAGTTATTCTATTTGTTTTAACGATCGTTTTTGCCATATATCTGGCTTTCAAAAAAGGGTATAAATTACAACAGGAACAGGAGTTAACTGTATAA
- a CDS encoding helix-turn-helix transcriptional regulator — protein MPIVVNLDVMLAKRKMSLTELSERVNITMANLSILKTGKAKAIRFSTLEDICKVLECQPGDLLEYIDDTAYKKLMRS, from the coding sequence ATGCCCATTGTAGTAAACCTTGATGTGATGCTTGCAAAAAGAAAGATGTCGCTTACAGAATTGAGCGAGCGTGTAAATATTACAATGGCCAATCTCAGCATTTTAAAAACAGGAAAAGCAAAAGCTATCCGTTTTTCTACTTTGGAAGATATTTGCAAAGTTTTAGAATGCCAGCCAGGAGATCTGCTGGAATATATTGATGATACAGCTTATAAAAAATTAATGAGGAGTTGA
- a CDS encoding DUF1501 domain-containing protein — translation MNRRNFLRNTIPAAITMPSLLNGFSFTAFGADQTALGGLLQQATDTDHVLVLIQLNGGNDGINMVVPLDVYANYYNARTNVAIPQSKVLRLDGTDKAGLHPAMTDLQNLYNDGKMNVVQSVGYDNPNFSHFHATDIWMSGDTTTNRRSRVKTGWIGRYLETEFPGYPDAYPNNSMPDPLAIQISNVPTLDLQGSIYSMGLSITNPEKLYTFDNPFHDYPLTSAPANKELRFLRVISEKTKIYSDIIRTAYRKAATMATYPTENYLADQLKIVARLIKGGLKTRVYTVTIGGFDTHKRQVNASDTTTGAHAQLMKNLSTAIAAFQNDLPLMQLEDRVMGMTYSEFGRRIKSNASLGTDHGAAAPLIMFGKNAKKGILGNSPDIPADIQVVNNIPFQYDYRSVYASVLEQWFCVKQPALNDILLKNYQSLPLITGPCGVPDDIDDTNNNANDLVFKMWPSPYTINATIQFSTKGGHTMIQQINALGQVIKVITSQEYAAGTYNIDIYNDGLPPGAYFMRLQNGSLQKVITVMKMQ, via the coding sequence ATGAACAGAAGAAATTTCTTACGCAATACAATTCCAGCTGCCATCACCATGCCGAGCCTGCTGAATGGATTTTCCTTTACCGCTTTCGGAGCAGACCAGACAGCACTTGGAGGTTTGCTGCAACAGGCAACAGATACCGATCATGTGCTGGTATTGATTCAGCTCAATGGTGGCAACGATGGCATTAACATGGTTGTTCCTTTAGATGTATATGCCAACTACTATAATGCAAGAACCAACGTGGCCATACCGCAGAGTAAGGTATTGCGGCTTGATGGAACAGATAAAGCCGGTCTTCATCCTGCCATGACTGATCTGCAGAATTTGTACAATGACGGAAAGATGAACGTTGTACAATCTGTTGGGTACGACAATCCAAATTTTTCTCACTTCCATGCAACAGATATCTGGATGAGTGGTGATACAACAACCAACAGAAGAAGCCGTGTGAAAACAGGATGGATTGGCCGTTATCTTGAAACTGAATTTCCCGGTTATCCCGATGCCTATCCCAATAATTCCATGCCCGATCCCTTAGCCATACAAATCAGTAATGTGCCAACACTTGATCTGCAGGGAAGTATTTATTCCATGGGGCTTTCCATTACCAATCCTGAAAAACTATATACGTTCGATAATCCATTTCATGATTATCCGCTTACTTCTGCTCCAGCAAATAAAGAATTACGTTTCTTACGGGTGATCTCAGAAAAAACAAAAATTTACTCCGACATCATCAGGACTGCTTACAGAAAGGCAGCAACGATGGCAACTTATCCCACAGAAAATTATTTGGCCGATCAGTTAAAAATTGTTGCAAGACTGATTAAAGGTGGATTGAAAACAAGAGTGTACACTGTAACCATTGGCGGATTTGATACACATAAGCGGCAGGTAAATGCAAGCGATACTACTACAGGCGCACATGCACAGCTGATGAAAAATTTATCAACAGCCATCGCTGCTTTTCAGAATGATCTTCCGTTGATGCAGCTTGAAGACCGTGTAATGGGTATGACCTATTCAGAATTTGGAAGACGAATTAAATCAAATGCAAGTTTGGGAACTGATCATGGAGCTGCTGCACCACTGATCATGTTTGGCAAGAATGCAAAAAAAGGAATTCTTGGTAACAGTCCTGATATACCGGCTGATATACAAGTGGTGAATAATATTCCGTTTCAGTATGATTACCGGAGTGTGTATGCCTCTGTTCTTGAACAATGGTTCTGTGTAAAGCAGCCTGCATTGAATGATATCTTACTGAAAAACTATCAATCACTTCCATTGATCACAGGGCCATGTGGTGTGCCTGATGATATTGATGACACTAATAACAATGCAAATGACCTGGTATTTAAAATGTGGCCTAGCCCTTATACCATCAATGCAACCATTCAGTTCTCAACCAAAGGTGGCCATACAATGATTCAGCAAATCAATGCACTTGGACAGGTGATTAAAGTAATCACCAGCCAGGAATATGCTGCAGGCACTTACAATATTGATATTTATAATGATGGTTTACCGCCGGGAGCTTATTTCATGCGGTTACAAAATGGTTCTTTGCAGAAAGTAATTACGGTGATGAAGATGCAGTAA
- a CDS encoding DUF1800 family protein, whose amino-acid sequence MISQGRSIQEKMVLFWHHHYAVQESEIGNAAFLFRHHNLLRSSALGNVKTLAREVTIDPAMLVHLNGYLNSKQAPDENFARELQELFTIGIDATTSYTENDVIAAARVLTGWRIIDNPLSSYLSVGEHDTGSKTFSSFYNNTTIAGSTNPDQELDALMNMIFNNAEAAKFIVRKLYRWFVYYDIDDATEANVIAPLAAILRSSNYEIKPVLSTLFKSEHFFDTLNQACYIKTPFDMIIGTLREFNVSFPAYTNYTTGYPLFYSLYEKAAEMQMQLFQTPDVSGWPSYHQQPMHYELWVNSNSLPKRADYTDALINDNVLDVRAFANFSSNPSDPDQLLSDVTALLLRYPLSANSRTYVKTRLLLNNTTDNTVWTNAWNSNNAAVIDPALKELFKFLMNLPEYHLC is encoded by the coding sequence ATGATCAGCCAGGGAAGAAGTATCCAGGAAAAAATGGTTTTATTCTGGCATCATCATTATGCTGTACAGGAATCAGAAATAGGTAACGCTGCTTTTTTATTCCGTCATCATAATTTATTACGCAGCAGTGCGCTTGGTAATGTAAAAACGCTGGCAAGAGAAGTTACCATTGATCCTGCCATGCTGGTGCATTTGAATGGTTATTTAAACTCAAAGCAGGCACCTGATGAAAACTTTGCAAGAGAATTACAGGAGCTGTTTACAATTGGCATTGATGCCACCACTTCCTATACAGAAAATGATGTAATTGCTGCAGCAAGAGTTTTAACAGGCTGGCGTATCATTGATAATCCGCTAAGTTCATACTTAAGTGTGGGCGAACATGATACGGGGTCAAAAACATTTTCTTCCTTTTATAACAATACAACCATTGCAGGCAGCACCAATCCCGATCAGGAACTGGATGCACTCATGAACATGATCTTTAACAATGCTGAAGCAGCAAAATTTATTGTGCGGAAACTGTACAGGTGGTTTGTGTATTATGATATTGATGATGCAACAGAAGCAAATGTAATTGCTCCTTTAGCTGCAATTCTCAGGAGCAGTAATTACGAAATTAAACCGGTGTTATCAACTTTATTTAAAAGTGAACACTTCTTTGATACGTTGAACCAGGCATGCTATATCAAAACACCGTTTGATATGATTATTGGCACCCTGCGTGAATTCAATGTAAGTTTTCCTGCTTATACAAATTATACAACAGGCTATCCTTTGTTTTATTCACTGTATGAAAAAGCTGCAGAAATGCAGATGCAGTTATTTCAAACCCCCGATGTATCCGGCTGGCCATCCTATCACCAGCAGCCAATGCATTATGAATTATGGGTAAACAGTAACTCGTTGCCGAAACGTGCCGATTATACAGATGCTCTGATTAACGACAATGTGCTGGATGTTCGTGCCTTTGCTAATTTTTCATCCAATCCTTCCGATCCTGATCAGCTGCTGAGTGATGTAACGGCTTTGCTCCTTCGTTATCCCTTATCGGCCAATTCAAGAACCTATGTAAAAACAAGACTTCTTTTAAATAATACAACTGATAATACTGTATGGACCAACGCATGGAACAGCAATAATGCTGCAGTGATTGATCCTGCTCTAAAGGAACTGTTTAAATTTTTAATGAATCTTCCTGAATATCATCTGTGCTGA
- a CDS encoding gliding motility-associated C-terminal domain-containing protein has translation MFVGQSITLPSLLNASINWNAHSTLSCTACANPIANPNETTVYTATNSSPLGCSVSDDFTLVVLEDAVVFTPNAFTPNNDRLNDWFGPLGKVPESFSMQIFNRFGQIVFQSSSINNRWDGTYKGVLQPPGTFVYFIQYKDIQNKPRQQKGSFVLIR, from the coding sequence ATTTTTGTTGGACAAAGCATTACACTTCCTTCATTACTGAATGCATCAATCAACTGGAATGCACATTCAACATTAAGTTGTACAGCTTGTGCCAATCCAATTGCCAATCCAAACGAAACAACTGTTTATACAGCAACCAATTCATCGCCGTTAGGATGCAGTGTTTCAGACGACTTTACACTGGTTGTTCTGGAAGATGCAGTTGTATTTACTCCCAATGCATTTACACCGAACAACGACCGCCTAAATGACTGGTTCGGTCCGTTGGGAAAGGTTCCGGAAAGTTTTTCGATGCAGATTTTCAATCGATTTGGACAAATTGTTTTTCAATCATCATCAATCAACAATCGCTGGGATGGAACGTATAAAGGTGTGCTTCAACCACCCGGCACTTTTGTTTATTTCATTCAATATAAAGACATACAGAATAAACCAAGACAGCAAAAAGGCTCATTTGTACTGATCCGCTAA
- the nth gene encoding endonuclease III, translating into MTIKERYQTVIDYFNEHAPDAETELIYDNPFQLLVSVILSAQCTDKRVNLTTPAIFKKFPTAEALSKTTIDELFPFIKSISYPNNKTKHLIGMAQKLVSDFGGEVPLTVDELVTLPGVGRKTANVITSVVDAQPNMAVDTHVFRVSKRLGLVKQTATTPLAVEKELIKHFPEELIHKAHHWLILHGRYTCLARNPKCEQCGLQSICRYYMKEKN; encoded by the coding sequence ATGACTATTAAAGAACGTTACCAAACCGTCATAGATTATTTTAACGAACATGCTCCCGATGCGGAGACGGAATTGATTTATGATAACCCTTTTCAACTACTGGTTTCCGTTATACTAAGTGCACAGTGTACAGATAAAAGAGTCAATCTCACCACCCCTGCCATCTTTAAAAAATTTCCAACAGCTGAAGCATTAAGTAAAACAACCATTGATGAATTATTTCCTTTCATCAAAAGCATCTCCTATCCCAATAATAAAACCAAACATTTAATTGGCATGGCGCAAAAGCTGGTGAGTGATTTTGGTGGCGAAGTTCCATTGACAGTTGATGAATTGGTTACACTACCGGGCGTAGGCAGAAAAACAGCGAACGTTATTACCTCTGTTGTTGATGCACAACCTAACATGGCTGTTGATACACATGTGTTTCGTGTAAGCAAACGCTTAGGCCTGGTAAAACAAACTGCCACAACTCCTTTAGCGGTTGAAAAAGAATTGATCAAACATTTTCCTGAAGAACTGATTCATAAAGCTCATCACTGGTTAATTCTTCACGGGCGTTATACCTGCCTTGCAAGAAATCCAAAATGTGAGCAATGCGGACTGCAATCAATTTGCCGGTACTACATGAAAGAAAAAAACTAA
- a CDS encoding septum formation initiator family protein — protein MKLLNHIPAILKNKYLLTIVGFSVWMLFFDRNDIITQFSRYQKLSELKTNTSYFNKKIETAKTELEKRKSDPSAYERIAREKYYMKKDNEDIFLFDE, from the coding sequence ATGAAACTACTCAACCACATCCCCGCAATTTTAAAAAACAAGTACCTGCTTACCATAGTTGGGTTTTCTGTGTGGATGTTATTTTTTGACCGTAATGATATTATTACCCAATTCAGCAGGTATCAAAAATTATCTGAGCTGAAAACTAACACTTCCTATTTCAATAAGAAAATAGAAACCGCCAAAACTGAGCTTGAAAAACGTAAATCAGACCCTTCTGCCTACGAACGGATTGCCAGAGAAAAATACTATATGAAGAAGGATAATGAGGATATTTTCCTCTTTGATGAATAA
- a CDS encoding DUF4126 domain-containing protein produces MDTQIITSVAMGIALSACCGFRVFVPMLGASLAAYLHWYHLPADMEWMGGLPALIGFGTAAVLEIAAYYIPFVDNLLDTIATPLAVAAGTVLAAFLPIADFNPMLKWILAIIAGGGAAGTVQAGTGLLRLFSSKTTAGIGNAVVATGENAAAIGGTALTFVIPVVIAVLMVLLIGWIVMKVFGRIVKKKNENN; encoded by the coding sequence ATGGATACACAAATCATCACTTCTGTTGCCATGGGAATTGCCTTAAGTGCCTGCTGCGGTTTCAGGGTTTTTGTGCCGATGCTGGGTGCAAGTCTTGCCGCTTACCTGCACTGGTATCATTTACCTGCTGATATGGAATGGATGGGTGGCCTCCCTGCATTGATTGGTTTTGGCACTGCAGCCGTACTGGAAATTGCTGCTTATTATATTCCTTTTGTAGATAACCTGCTTGATACAATTGCAACTCCTCTTGCTGTTGCAGCAGGTACGGTACTGGCTGCTTTTTTACCGATTGCTGATTTTAACCCCATGCTGAAATGGATACTGGCCATCATTGCCGGTGGCGGAGCTGCCGGAACGGTACAGGCCGGTACAGGTTTGCTTCGGTTATTCTCCAGCAAAACAACAGCGGGCATAGGTAATGCAGTGGTAGCAACAGGAGAAAATGCAGCGGCTATTGGCGGTACTGCACTGACCTTTGTAATACCCGTCGTTATAGCTGTGCTGATGGTATTGCTGATTGGATGGATTGTGATGAAAGTGTTTGGGAGAATAGTTAAAAAGAAAAACGAAAATAATTGA